A window of the Lolium rigidum isolate FL_2022 unplaced genomic scaffold, APGP_CSIRO_Lrig_0.1 contig_35329_1, whole genome shotgun sequence genome harbors these coding sequences:
- the LOC124681195 gene encoding uncharacterized protein LOC124681195 isoform X1, with protein MSCIRLDFGPPNGVGTADGETKIRAAEVGLAAVFMVAALLRLGIVDAAIHTYNMEQKGHRHWGAEIFDLGQFDSLCRHGLFSPHEDKITIYNGADLLQVYTILEQGKCAGWFTFVIVAACHWLWFWHPLALRAASLAPAGSIAPSTGFWAWQSGDISLNHDAGITVTNFMASLSVNFIYVYCFKLFSDDFSVEYMVLTF; from the exons ATGTCTTGCATCAGGTTGGACTTTGGACCTCCG AACGGTGTAGGTACTGCAGACGGTGAGACAAAGATCCGAGCTGCCGAGGTTGGTCTGGCTGCGGTGTTCATGGTTGCCGCTCTACTGCGACTAGGCATTGTGGATGCAGCTATACACACATACAACATGGAGCAAAAGGGTCACCGTCATTGGGGTGCCGAAATCTTTGATTTAGGGCAGTTTGATTCTTTATGCAGGCATGGTCTGTTCAGCCCTCATGAAG ATAAAATCACTATTTATAATGGTGCAGATCTACTTCAAGTGTACACTATTCTAGAGCAAGGAAAGTGTGCTGGATGGTTCACCTTT GTAATAGTTGCTGCTTGCCATTGGCTGTGGTTTTGGCACCCCCTTGCGCTGAGAGCGGCATCGCTCGCTCCTGCTGGGAGCATTGCGCCATCTACTGGTTTCTGGGCGTGGCAGAGTGGCGATATTTCTCTCAATCATGATGCAGGTATAACAGTTACAAACTTCATGGCTTCTTTGAGTGTTAATTTTATTTATGTATACTGTTTCAAGCTCTTTTCAGATGATTTTTCAGTTGAGTATATGGTTCTGACATTTTGA
- the LOC124681195 gene encoding uncharacterized protein LOC124681195 isoform X2 produces the protein MVAALLRLGIVDAAIHTYNMEQKGHRHWGAEIFDLGQFDSLCRHGLFSPHEDKITIYNGADLLQVYTILEQGKCAGWFTFVIVAACHWLWFWHPLALRAASLAPAGSIAPSTGFWAWQSGDISLNHDAGITVTNFMASLSVNFIYVYCFKLFSDDFSVEYMVLTF, from the exons ATGGTTGCCGCTCTACTGCGACTAGGCATTGTGGATGCAGCTATACACACATACAACATGGAGCAAAAGGGTCACCGTCATTGGGGTGCCGAAATCTTTGATTTAGGGCAGTTTGATTCTTTATGCAGGCATGGTCTGTTCAGCCCTCATGAAG ATAAAATCACTATTTATAATGGTGCAGATCTACTTCAAGTGTACACTATTCTAGAGCAAGGAAAGTGTGCTGGATGGTTCACCTTT GTAATAGTTGCTGCTTGCCATTGGCTGTGGTTTTGGCACCCCCTTGCGCTGAGAGCGGCATCGCTCGCTCCTGCTGGGAGCATTGCGCCATCTACTGGTTTCTGGGCGTGGCAGAGTGGCGATATTTCTCTCAATCATGATGCAGGTATAACAGTTACAAACTTCATGGCTTCTTTGAGTGTTAATTTTATTTATGTATACTGTTTCAAGCTCTTTTCAGATGATTTTTCAGTTGAGTATATGGTTCTGACATTTTGA